In a single window of the Terriglobus roseus genome:
- a CDS encoding alpha/beta hydrolase has translation MRAPYLVLLATLFTLTAQSQQGSPASSITTNHAVTEADGTVRMQRVMPLPRTISPEAQAWLSRPAGDVSVPQTLAERRSQLDTSQAKHRDELLKMFPATITDKTVAGVPVRDVIPSKLQHTDRVLICLHGGGFNADSGSYSESIPVAGLTGTRVVSVLYRMAPEHPFPAAVDDAVAVYRELLKTYKANRIGIFGSSAGAGLTLETAVKLKQLKLPMPAALGPFSTQAGMDEGGDTRSLYNTDGLRGYVPVASGAINSEYVGATDPKDPVLSPIYADLRGMPPTLFITSERDLLLSSTSNMHRAFLKAGGDARLIVFEALPHVFWNNSTLPETREAWGYMASFFNMQLGR, from the coding sequence ATGCGCGCTCCCTATCTCGTCCTGCTCGCAACTCTGTTTACGCTGACTGCTCAATCGCAACAGGGCTCGCCCGCCTCTTCCATCACAACGAATCACGCGGTGACAGAAGCCGATGGTACGGTGCGGATGCAGCGAGTAATGCCGCTGCCACGCACCATCAGCCCGGAGGCGCAGGCGTGGCTCAGCCGTCCGGCCGGTGATGTGAGCGTGCCGCAGACTCTTGCCGAGCGTCGCTCGCAGCTCGATACATCGCAGGCCAAACATCGCGATGAGTTGTTGAAGATGTTCCCGGCTACCATCACGGACAAGACCGTTGCCGGCGTTCCGGTGCGGGACGTAATCCCGTCGAAGCTGCAGCACACCGATCGCGTCCTTATCTGCCTGCATGGCGGCGGCTTCAACGCTGATTCGGGCTCCTACTCTGAGTCGATTCCTGTTGCGGGTCTGACGGGCACACGTGTGGTCAGTGTGCTCTACCGCATGGCGCCGGAACATCCATTCCCTGCGGCTGTGGATGATGCAGTCGCGGTGTATCGCGAACTGTTGAAGACCTATAAAGCGAATCGCATCGGGATTTTTGGCAGCTCTGCGGGGGCCGGTCTGACGCTTGAGACTGCGGTGAAGCTGAAGCAGTTGAAGCTGCCAATGCCTGCAGCCTTGGGACCTTTCTCAACACAGGCCGGGATGGATGAAGGCGGTGACACGCGGTCGCTCTACAACACCGATGGCTTGCGCGGCTATGTCCCTGTTGCGAGCGGCGCCATCAACAGTGAGTACGTTGGCGCAACCGATCCGAAGGATCCTGTCCTATCGCCAATCTATGCGGACCTGCGTGGTATGCCACCGACACTCTTCATCACGAGTGAGCGAGACCTGCTGCTGAGCAGCACCAGCAATATGCATCGTGCGTTTCTGAAGGCCGGTGGGGATGCGCGACTGATCGTCTTCGAAGCGCTGCCACACGTCTTCTGGAACAACAGCACGCTGCCGGAGACACGCGAAGCCTGGGGCTATATGGCCAGCTTCTTCAACATGCAATTAGGGAGGTAG
- a CDS encoding TOBE domain-containing protein yields the protein MPTSANTPLLTPREAAHMLGISYPTIKQWILNGKLATTATPGGHHRIALSSLKPLLQQDARKPAAESRERFRKVSGRNQLIGKIVSVRIDGLLAQVVLAVGDAEITSIITADAARDMQLKKGDTAAALVKSTDVMIERMD from the coding sequence ATGCCCACTTCCGCCAACACTCCGCTCCTGACGCCGCGCGAGGCAGCCCACATGCTTGGCATCAGTTATCCCACCATCAAGCAGTGGATCCTGAACGGAAAGCTTGCGACTACGGCCACCCCGGGCGGCCATCATCGTATCGCGTTGAGCAGTCTCAAGCCGCTGTTGCAGCAGGATGCCAGGAAGCCCGCGGCGGAGTCGCGCGAGCGCTTTCGAAAGGTCAGCGGGCGCAATCAACTCATCGGCAAAATTGTCAGCGTACGGATTGACGGCCTGCTGGCGCAGGTGGTTCTGGCCGTCGGTGATGCGGAAATCACAAGCATCATCACCGCCGATGCAGCGCGCGATATGCAACTTAAAAAAGGGGATACAGCCGCTGCCCTGGTCAAGTCGACTGATGTGATGATCGAGCGGATGGACTAA
- a CDS encoding Nramp family divalent metal transporter, protein MSLNPDRTVEVTKPRITLRELSAYFGPAFVASVAYIDPGNFASNIVGGARYGYTLLWVLLWSNAMAMLVQYLSAKLGIATGRTLPQCCREHFSRPVVWVLWIGAEVSAIATDLAEFLGAALGFYLLVGPYFLAHGMNRTSVMLLAALATTVFVFLLLALNQSGFRHFEGIIIALVSAIGFCYAIEIFLVHPDWSRAARGVLVPHLNHETLYIAVAMLGATVMPHVIYLHSSLMQPRMTSFVQHGVSTNMAKAEASAKLQDFRHRYLKFERIDIIVAMNGAWLINSAMLIMAAAALSGVPEAAISKLEGAHQTLGPLLGSLAQVAFAVALLCSGLSSSTIGVLAGQVVIEGFLEVRFPIYLRRLITVIPAIIVIAMGLDELKVLLLSQAVLSFGIPFALVPLLILTGRKTVMREFRNNRFTAYAGWLVASLIIGLNCVLLWQMFSA, encoded by the coding sequence GTGAGCCTAAATCCGGACAGAACGGTGGAAGTAACCAAGCCTCGCATTACGCTGCGTGAGCTGTCGGCTTATTTTGGGCCCGCCTTCGTTGCTTCGGTCGCATATATTGACCCCGGCAACTTCGCCAGTAACATTGTGGGCGGCGCACGCTACGGCTACACCCTGCTGTGGGTCCTGCTGTGGTCGAATGCGATGGCCATGCTGGTGCAGTACCTGTCCGCCAAGCTGGGCATTGCAACCGGCCGCACGCTACCGCAATGCTGTCGCGAACATTTTTCACGACCGGTGGTCTGGGTGTTGTGGATAGGTGCGGAGGTCAGTGCCATCGCGACCGACCTTGCTGAGTTCCTTGGGGCTGCGCTCGGTTTCTACCTGCTAGTGGGCCCATACTTCCTGGCGCATGGGATGAATCGAACGTCGGTGATGCTGCTGGCCGCGCTGGCGACGACCGTGTTCGTCTTCCTTCTGCTTGCGTTGAATCAGAGTGGCTTCCGGCACTTTGAAGGCATCATCATTGCACTGGTCAGTGCCATTGGCTTTTGCTACGCGATCGAAATCTTCCTGGTGCATCCGGACTGGTCGCGCGCGGCGCGTGGCGTCCTCGTCCCACACCTGAACCACGAGACGCTGTACATCGCCGTCGCAATGCTGGGTGCGACGGTCATGCCGCATGTCATTTACCTGCACTCGTCGTTGATGCAGCCGCGCATGACCAGCTTCGTACAACACGGTGTCAGCACCAACATGGCGAAGGCCGAAGCATCTGCGAAACTGCAGGACTTCCGCCACCGCTATCTGAAGTTTGAGCGGATCGACATCATCGTCGCCATGAATGGCGCCTGGCTCATCAACAGTGCCATGCTCATCATGGCCGCAGCCGCGCTGTCTGGCGTTCCAGAGGCTGCGATCAGCAAGCTGGAAGGTGCGCACCAGACGTTGGGACCGCTGCTGGGTTCGCTGGCACAGGTCGCCTTTGCTGTCGCGCTGCTGTGCAGTGGCCTGTCATCGTCCACAATCGGTGTGCTGGCAGGGCAGGTCGTCATCGAAGGCTTCCTGGAAGTGAGATTCCCGATCTACCTGCGACGACTGATTACCGTCATCCCCGCGATCATCGTCATCGCCATGGGCCTGGATGAATTGAAGGTGCTGCTGCTGTCGCAGGCAGTGCTTTCATTCGGCATACCGTTCGCACTGGTGCCGCTTTTGATCCTTACCGGAAGGAAGACCGTCATGCGCGAGTTTCGCAACAACCGCTTTACGGCTTATGCAGGCTGGTTGGTAGCGTCGCTTATCATCGGCCTCAACTGTGTCCTGCTCTGGCAGATGTTCAGCGCTTGA
- a CDS encoding ComF family protein — MDYPVCDHCTDWFAASVLSGVCSLCCEPLGFESVAAADLSRSATSLCAACKTQPPKFTRAVAFGLYDDLRPAIRLMKFEGVPALARPLGFLLAEAILSLRVDAPEAMTVVPVPLFRGKRRYNQSVLLAQSALKRVHLTAPGWRLRLAQGILVRSRKTDSQFSLTPAQRRENVRGAFAVRGDVNGQDILLVDDVYTTGATAAECTRVLLKAGAQSVRVATLARAGRDIAVRWQPPPEIAARAGPQMNLPKPF; from the coding sequence GTGGACTATCCCGTATGCGATCACTGCACGGACTGGTTTGCCGCCAGCGTTCTTTCCGGGGTCTGTAGCCTGTGCTGCGAGCCGCTTGGGTTTGAGTCAGTGGCGGCGGCCGATCTGTCCCGGTCGGCAACGTCTCTCTGTGCTGCTTGCAAGACACAGCCGCCAAAATTTACGCGTGCCGTCGCCTTCGGCCTCTATGACGATCTGCGCCCCGCCATCCGCCTGATGAAGTTTGAAGGTGTCCCCGCGCTGGCTCGCCCGCTTGGGTTTCTGCTGGCGGAGGCGATCCTCTCGTTGCGCGTAGATGCGCCGGAAGCGATGACGGTCGTTCCGGTGCCACTCTTCCGCGGGAAGCGCCGCTATAACCAGAGCGTCCTGCTGGCGCAGAGCGCCTTGAAGCGCGTGCACCTTACGGCGCCGGGATGGCGGCTGCGACTGGCCCAGGGCATCCTTGTCCGGTCTCGAAAGACGGACAGTCAGTTTTCGCTTACACCCGCCCAGCGCCGCGAGAATGTTCGCGGAGCCTTCGCCGTTCGCGGCGATGTCAACGGACAGGACATTTTGCTGGTCGACGACGTCTACACCACGGGAGCCACCGCTGCGGAATGTACGCGCGTGCTATTGAAGGCAGGCGCCCAAAGTGTCCGGGTGGCAACGCTTGCACGCGCAGGCCGCGACATTGCTGTGCGCTGGCAACCTCCGCCAGAGATCGCGGCGCGCGCAGGCCCGCAGATGAACCTGCCCAAGCCTTTCTGA
- a CDS encoding ATP-dependent DNA ligase: MLAKRVDAIPGEGAWSFEPKWDGFRAVIFRNGDELLIQSRDGKPLDRYFPELRGPLLQQLPQQCVLDGEIVIKRASGLDFDALSLRIHPAASRVKTLAAQMPASVVFFDLLYADDRDLRDAPFHERRAELERLLAKAEAPLHLTPATREQAVAQDWFTRFEGAGLDGVMAKPLEGPYTPDKRTMLKVKHERDCDCVVAGFRWHKDGEGSAVGSLLLGLYDDAGALQHVGVCASFTGAKRKELVAFLAPYREDALSNHPWANWADEAAQASGRMPGGQSRWSNGKDLSWQPLRIELVVEVAYEHMQGDRFRHLAHFRRWRPDKPVGQCTYAQLEVVPPQELMTIFSGER, from the coding sequence ATGCTCGCTAAGCGCGTGGACGCGATTCCAGGCGAAGGTGCCTGGAGTTTTGAGCCGAAGTGGGACGGTTTTCGAGCGGTCATCTTTCGCAATGGTGATGAACTGCTGATCCAAAGTCGCGATGGCAAACCTTTGGACCGCTACTTCCCGGAGCTGCGAGGACCGCTGTTGCAGCAACTGCCGCAGCAATGTGTTCTGGATGGCGAAATCGTCATCAAGCGCGCGAGTGGCCTGGACTTCGACGCCCTATCGCTGCGCATCCACCCGGCCGCTTCACGCGTGAAGACGCTGGCAGCGCAGATGCCCGCATCCGTTGTCTTCTTCGATCTGCTGTATGCAGACGACCGCGATCTACGAGACGCGCCCTTTCACGAACGACGTGCGGAATTGGAACGCCTCCTCGCGAAGGCCGAGGCGCCGCTCCACTTGACTCCCGCAACACGTGAGCAGGCTGTTGCACAGGACTGGTTCACACGCTTCGAAGGTGCCGGGTTGGATGGTGTGATGGCCAAGCCTCTGGAAGGTCCGTATACGCCGGACAAACGCACCATGCTGAAGGTGAAGCATGAGCGTGATTGCGACTGCGTCGTAGCCGGTTTCCGCTGGCATAAGGATGGCGAGGGATCGGCAGTCGGATCTTTGCTGCTCGGACTCTATGACGATGCTGGTGCGCTGCAGCACGTGGGTGTGTGTGCAAGCTTCACAGGAGCGAAGCGCAAAGAGCTCGTTGCATTCCTGGCACCCTATCGCGAAGACGCCCTGTCGAATCATCCATGGGCAAACTGGGCCGATGAAGCGGCGCAAGCGAGCGGACGCATGCCCGGCGGGCAGTCGCGCTGGAGCAATGGCAAAGATCTAAGCTGGCAGCCGCTGCGCATTGAACTGGTCGTTGAAGTCGCCTATGAGCACATGCAGGGAGATCGCTTCCGGCACCTGGCGCATTTTCGTCGTTGGCGTCCAGACAAGCCCGTGGGACAGTGCACCTACGCGCAGCTCGAGGTCGTACCACCGCAGGAATTGATGACCATCTTCTCCGGGGAGCGCTGA
- a CDS encoding YXWGXW repeat-containing protein — MFRTSALLISSMSLLLTGCKNNQVGQPAPIVDGNAAFSDPAAANLIGTQVAAASYENQPQSSATSYAPLAPAPPYGTSRQNEAYQYNTQPNQGQPTQGYQQGYAGDPQSDADEYDQYSQLLDPGDGATQPPPPLPADYQQPPAPGPDYLWTPGYWDYANTGYYYVPGTWVAAPYQGALWTPGWWGYVGHRYRFHHGYWGRHVGYYGGINYGFGYIGFGYQGGYWNGDHFFYNREVNRVDPRRVNNYIYSRNISVTNREYINNTRVSYYGPGGLNRRPAPQEFAALREQHTAPMQAQIENRRVAEGNRQQFFAANNGRPATVFAARPLQADRNIAAPPRTMVPNFVNNGHPGVPNVQMPATASPQQRQQFEQQRMQQQQANVQQMQQRNLMDQQRQQNLQQRGQNIQQQQANVLQRQQFQQQQRVQQQQANVQQMQQRQQMEQQSNQNLQQRGQNIQQQQANVQQRQQLEQQRQQMQQQRQQAANVQQQQRQQQTQQLNQQRQQQQQANVQREQLANQQRQQQEQQRVQQQANVQREQLANQQRQQQMQAQQQQRAQQIQQQQAQQQQRVQQMQQQQHVQEQHQQSMQARPAAPAPHFEAPHPGPAPHAEGPHGGPHH, encoded by the coding sequence ATGTTTCGCACATCTGCGCTATTGATCTCCAGCATGAGTTTACTGCTGACCGGATGCAAGAACAATCAGGTTGGCCAACCCGCGCCTATTGTCGACGGAAATGCAGCCTTTAGCGATCCCGCCGCGGCGAACCTGATCGGCACACAGGTGGCTGCAGCCAGCTATGAGAATCAGCCGCAGAGCTCCGCTACCAGCTATGCTCCACTGGCGCCTGCGCCGCCGTACGGGACTTCGCGCCAGAATGAGGCCTACCAATACAACACCCAGCCAAATCAGGGACAGCCGACGCAGGGCTACCAGCAGGGTTACGCAGGCGATCCGCAAAGCGATGCCGATGAGTACGACCAGTACTCTCAGTTGTTAGACCCCGGCGACGGCGCAACGCAACCGCCACCCCCGCTGCCCGCTGATTACCAGCAGCCACCGGCTCCCGGCCCGGACTATCTGTGGACGCCCGGCTACTGGGATTATGCCAACACGGGCTACTACTATGTGCCTGGAACCTGGGTTGCTGCGCCCTACCAGGGTGCTCTGTGGACGCCTGGCTGGTGGGGTTATGTGGGTCATCGCTATCGCTTCCATCACGGCTATTGGGGACGCCACGTCGGGTACTACGGCGGCATTAATTATGGCTTCGGTTACATCGGCTTCGGCTACCAGGGTGGTTACTGGAACGGGGACCATTTCTTCTATAACCGGGAGGTCAACCGGGTTGATCCGCGGCGCGTAAACAACTACATCTACAGCCGCAACATCAGCGTGACGAATCGCGAATACATCAACAACACCCGCGTCTCGTACTACGGGCCGGGAGGCCTGAACCGTCGACCCGCACCTCAGGAGTTTGCCGCACTGCGAGAGCAGCACACGGCCCCCATGCAGGCGCAGATCGAGAATCGCCGCGTCGCGGAAGGAAACCGCCAGCAGTTCTTCGCGGCCAATAACGGTCGTCCGGCCACAGTGTTCGCGGCACGTCCACTGCAGGCCGACCGCAACATCGCAGCTCCGCCCCGCACCATGGTCCCGAACTTCGTCAACAACGGCCACCCTGGTGTGCCGAATGTACAGATGCCTGCAACTGCATCGCCCCAGCAGCGTCAGCAGTTCGAGCAGCAGCGCATGCAGCAACAGCAGGCAAACGTGCAACAGATGCAACAGCGCAACCTGATGGATCAGCAGCGGCAGCAGAATCTGCAGCAGCGCGGCCAGAACATCCAGCAGCAACAGGCCAACGTCCTGCAGCGTCAACAGTTCCAACAGCAGCAGCGCGTACAGCAGCAGCAGGCCAACGTGCAGCAGATGCAACAGCGCCAGCAGATGGAACAGCAGAGTAACCAGAATCTGCAGCAGCGTGGTCAGAACATCCAGCAGCAACAGGCCAACGTCCAGCAGCGCCAACAGCTGGAGCAACAGCGCCAGCAGATGCAACAGCAGCGTCAGCAGGCCGCGAACGTACAGCAGCAGCAACGACAGCAGCAGACGCAGCAGTTAAATCAGCAGCGTCAACAACAGCAACAGGCCAACGTGCAGCGTGAGCAGCTCGCGAACCAGCAGCGTCAGCAGCAGGAGCAGCAGCGCGTGCAGCAGCAAGCCAATGTGCAGCGAGAGCAACTCGCGAATCAACAACGCCAGCAACAGATGCAGGCGCAACAGCAACAACGTGCACAACAGATCCAGCAACAACAGGCACAGCAGCAGCAGCGCGTACAGCAGATGCAACAGCAGCAGCACGTTCAGGAGCAGCATCAGCAATCGATGCAGGCACGCCCCGCGGCACCTGCACCGCATTTTGAGGCTCCCCATCCAGGGCCTGCCCCGCATGCGGAAGGACCCCACGGTGGACCGCACCACTAG
- a CDS encoding 30S ribosomal protein S1, giving the protein MPTETSTTNPDTLHEANGPVTETVANPAMGANHLVTPAPETVSAAADGPDDIDYDAADFAAALENFDREQAEDKAAASAAMEEDKVITGTVVKITDKYVVVDIGLKSEGLIPKEQVLDHTGEPKLAVGDAVEVVVEREDHEGGYLVSYEKAQRHRLWDQLEKAAADKTPVTGTVLSRVKGGLTVDIGVKAFLPGSQVEIRPVRNLDTYLGTQLDVRVIKLNKKRGNVVISRKEILEEEQNARKSVTLETLEEGAVLTGVVKNLTDYGAFVELGGLDGLLHITDMSWGRLTHPRDLVQVGDEIQVKVLKFDKDKHRVSLGFKQLTPDPWLDAIERYPIGAQVKGRVLSVTDYGAFVELEQGIEGLVHVSEMTWSKRMKHPSKMVKPGDEVDTIILAVNPNDRRISLGMKQLQDNPWEQLENKYPIGATVEGRVRNLTDFGAFIEIEDGIDGLVHVSNLSWTKRIKHPSEVLKKGEKVKAVVLGVEPENRRLSLGVKQLEPDVWDTFFAQHRVGDVVKGKVLRTAQFGAFVEIAEGVEGLCHVSEAVDQTGKQSALEVGSEHEFKIVKMSPEEKKVGLSLRGVGEEASREEVESYKTPSNQSSSSSSSSSTTLGDLLNWKRSERE; this is encoded by the coding sequence ATGCCGACCGAAACTTCCACCACCAACCCTGACACCCTCCACGAGGCCAACGGCCCTGTGACCGAGACGGTGGCTAACCCCGCTATGGGCGCCAACCACCTCGTCACACCCGCGCCTGAGACCGTTTCCGCCGCAGCCGATGGCCCTGATGACATCGACTACGACGCCGCCGACTTCGCTGCAGCGCTCGAGAACTTCGACCGCGAGCAGGCTGAAGACAAGGCTGCCGCCTCTGCCGCTATGGAAGAGGACAAGGTCATCACCGGTACTGTCGTGAAGATCACCGACAAGTATGTGGTGGTCGACATCGGCCTGAAGAGCGAAGGTCTCATCCCGAAGGAGCAGGTGCTCGACCACACCGGTGAGCCGAAGCTCGCAGTGGGCGATGCTGTGGAAGTGGTCGTCGAGCGTGAGGATCACGAAGGCGGCTACCTGGTTTCGTACGAGAAGGCTCAGCGTCATCGCCTTTGGGACCAGCTGGAGAAGGCTGCTGCAGACAAGACGCCCGTTACCGGCACCGTCCTGTCGCGCGTCAAGGGTGGTCTGACGGTTGATATCGGCGTCAAGGCGTTCCTCCCCGGCTCGCAGGTAGAGATTCGCCCCGTCCGCAACCTGGACACGTATCTGGGCACGCAGCTGGACGTTCGCGTCATCAAGCTGAACAAGAAGCGCGGCAACGTCGTCATCTCCCGCAAGGAAATCCTTGAGGAAGAGCAGAACGCACGCAAGTCCGTGACGCTTGAGACCCTGGAAGAGGGTGCTGTCCTGACCGGTGTCGTCAAGAACCTGACCGACTACGGCGCATTCGTTGAGCTGGGCGGCCTCGATGGCCTGCTCCACATCACCGACATGAGCTGGGGCCGCCTGACCCATCCGCGTGACCTGGTACAGGTTGGCGATGAGATCCAGGTCAAGGTTCTGAAGTTCGACAAGGATAAGCACCGCGTTTCGCTTGGCTTCAAGCAGCTGACGCCTGACCCGTGGCTGGACGCGATCGAGCGCTACCCCATCGGTGCGCAGGTCAAGGGCCGCGTTCTCTCCGTTACCGACTACGGCGCATTCGTTGAGCTGGAGCAGGGCATCGAAGGCCTGGTCCACGTCTCGGAGATGACCTGGTCCAAGCGGATGAAGCACCCGTCGAAGATGGTCAAGCCCGGCGATGAAGTCGACACCATCATCCTCGCAGTGAACCCGAACGATCGCCGCATCTCGCTTGGCATGAAGCAGCTGCAGGACAATCCATGGGAGCAGCTGGAGAACAAGTACCCCATCGGCGCAACGGTCGAAGGCCGCGTACGCAACCTGACCGACTTCGGTGCATTCATCGAGATCGAAGACGGTATCGATGGCCTGGTACACGTGTCGAACCTGAGCTGGACCAAGCGCATCAAGCATCCTTCGGAGGTCCTGAAGAAGGGCGAGAAGGTCAAGGCTGTCGTCCTCGGCGTTGAGCCGGAGAATCGCCGCCTGTCGCTTGGCGTCAAGCAGCTGGAGCCCGACGTCTGGGATACGTTCTTCGCGCAGCACCGCGTGGGTGATGTGGTGAAGGGCAAGGTCCTTCGTACGGCACAGTTCGGCGCATTCGTTGAGATCGCCGAGGGTGTTGAGGGTCTCTGCCACGTCTCTGAGGCTGTTGATCAGACCGGCAAGCAGTCCGCACTGGAAGTGGGTTCGGAACACGAGTTCAAGATCGTGAAGATGAGCCCCGAAGAGAAGAAGGTCGGCCTGAGCCTCCGCGGTGTTGGTGAAGAAGCCAGCCGTGAAGAGGTGGAGAGCTACAAGACGCCTTCCAACCAGTCTTCATCCTCCTCCTCGTCCTCCAGCACCACGCTGGGCGACCTGCTGAACTGGAAGCGCAGCGAACGCGAGTAA
- the purD gene encoding phosphoribosylamine--glycine ligase, producing MKVLVIGGGGREHAICWALRRSARVTDVVCAPGNAGIAAVATCVPVLQDDVADMLRVVNQTEPQLVVIGPEVPLAAGIVDALETRGVRVFGPTREAAQLESSKAFTKDFLQRHNIPTARYRTVHTMEEAREALPQFSLPIVVKADGLAAGKGVVIAATQAEADAAVVELLPMNGSVVIEEFLEGEELSFFALCDGTHAITIAAAQDHKRIGEGDTGPNTGGMGAYSTDALLPDELRTWLLRHVAQPTVDGMRAEGTPFKGILFCGIMMTPAKGVAGENVVSGFAPKVLEFNTRWGDPETQAILLRMETDLLDLVNASIDGTADEISVKMKPGASICVILASAGYPAGAEKGVAIHGLDTSTPAGVEIFHSGTALNAIGDTVTAGGRVLGVTAQAENLRRASGKAYDALAGISFRGMQFRRDIGWRALNRERGQG from the coding sequence TTGAAGGTTCTGGTCATTGGTGGCGGCGGGCGTGAGCACGCAATTTGCTGGGCTCTGCGGCGTTCCGCCCGCGTGACGGATGTCGTGTGCGCACCGGGCAATGCCGGCATTGCCGCCGTCGCGACCTGCGTTCCCGTCCTTCAGGACGATGTGGCGGACATGCTCCGCGTCGTCAACCAAACTGAGCCACAACTGGTAGTGATTGGACCAGAAGTACCGCTAGCCGCTGGCATCGTCGATGCCCTTGAAACACGCGGCGTCCGTGTCTTTGGACCTACACGGGAAGCCGCACAGCTCGAGAGCAGCAAGGCCTTCACGAAGGACTTCCTGCAGCGTCACAACATCCCAACGGCCCGCTACCGTACGGTTCACACCATGGAAGAGGCGCGTGAGGCGCTTCCTCAGTTCTCCCTGCCCATCGTGGTCAAGGCAGACGGACTGGCGGCGGGAAAAGGTGTCGTCATCGCCGCAACGCAGGCGGAAGCCGATGCCGCCGTCGTGGAATTGCTGCCGATGAACGGCTCCGTGGTCATTGAAGAATTTCTGGAAGGCGAGGAACTCTCGTTTTTCGCGCTGTGTGATGGAACGCACGCCATTACCATTGCCGCCGCGCAGGATCACAAGCGCATTGGCGAAGGCGACACTGGTCCAAACACAGGTGGCATGGGGGCCTACTCTACTGATGCCCTGTTGCCAGACGAACTGCGGACGTGGCTCCTTCGGCATGTGGCCCAGCCCACTGTGGACGGCATGCGTGCCGAGGGCACTCCCTTCAAAGGCATCCTCTTCTGCGGCATCATGATGACCCCGGCGAAGGGCGTCGCAGGCGAGAATGTCGTCAGCGGCTTCGCTCCGAAGGTGCTCGAGTTCAATACTCGATGGGGCGATCCCGAGACCCAGGCGATCCTGCTTCGCATGGAGACGGACCTGCTGGACCTGGTGAATGCTTCGATCGATGGCACTGCCGATGAAATCTCTGTGAAGATGAAGCCCGGCGCCAGCATCTGTGTGATCCTCGCCAGCGCCGGATATCCCGCTGGCGCGGAGAAGGGTGTCGCGATCCACGGCCTGGATACGAGCACGCCCGCCGGCGTTGAAATCTTCCACTCCGGCACGGCGTTGAATGCAATTGGCGACACCGTCACAGCAGGCGGGCGCGTGCTGGGTGTCACAGCACAGGCCGAAAACCTCCGCCGAGCCAGCGGAAAAGCCTATGACGCGCTCGCGGGCATCAGTTTCCGAGGCATGCAGTTCCGGCGCGACATTGGCTGGCGCGCCTTGAATCGAGAGCGCGGCCAGGGTTGA
- a CDS encoding HNH endonuclease — protein sequence MHSAKARKQKSLVKCHAQTPPGEDHRPRRGATPLQTPVLVLNASYEPINICGARRALVLVLKGVARTEEEQDNMLHAARVRMPMPSVIRLLEYRRIPHQTRALSRKNILLRDRNTCQYCGCILTTGDLTLDHVLPRSRGGLSTWENLVACCHDCNRRKGNQLLHELQDMRLAREPRPFSLHTSRHIMRMLGSGDATWRKYLYFEA from the coding sequence ATGCATTCCGCCAAAGCCCGCAAACAGAAGTCACTCGTTAAGTGCCACGCGCAGACCCCGCCCGGGGAAGATCACAGACCCCGTCGCGGCGCCACGCCGCTGCAGACCCCGGTGCTGGTCCTGAACGCTTCGTATGAACCGATCAATATCTGTGGCGCCCGGCGCGCCCTGGTGCTGGTGTTGAAAGGGGTCGCTCGCACGGAGGAAGAGCAGGACAACATGCTGCATGCTGCACGTGTGCGCATGCCCATGCCATCGGTGATCCGGCTGCTGGAGTATCGCCGGATCCCGCACCAGACGCGCGCACTGTCGCGCAAGAACATCCTTCTACGCGATCGCAATACCTGCCAATACTGCGGCTGCATCCTGACCACGGGCGATTTGACCCTCGACCATGTACTGCCGAGGTCGCGTGGCGGCCTGTCGACGTGGGAGAACCTGGTGGCCTGCTGCCACGACTGCAATCGCCGCAAGGGCAATCAACTGTTGCATGAACTACAGGACATGCGGCTGGCTCGCGAGCCCCGGCCGTTCTCCCTGCATACGTCGCGACACATCATGCGGATGCTGGGATCTGGGGATGCCACCTGGCGAAAGTATCTCTACTTTGAAGCGTAA